In Rhodococcus rhodochrous, a single genomic region encodes these proteins:
- a CDS encoding phosphoadenylyl-sulfate reductase, translated as MTIDTNIDELRSIAAQGAAALEGASAQELLRWTDETFGTPTTDGGRSGYIVASNMQDGVLVHLAAQQRPGVDVLFLDTGYHFAETLGTRDAVEQVYGVNIVNARAEQSVAEQDALLGKDLFARDPNECCRLRKVVPLKESLKGYRAWVTGIRRVEAPTRANAPLVSFDDAFGLVKINPIAAWSDEDMQNYIDEHGILVNPLVDEGYPSIGCAPCTTKPLPGADPRSGRWAGRAKTECGLHAS; from the coding sequence ATGACGATCGATACGAACATCGACGAGCTCCGGAGTATTGCCGCGCAGGGGGCGGCAGCACTCGAGGGCGCGTCGGCGCAGGAACTCCTGCGGTGGACGGACGAGACCTTCGGCACCCCCACCACCGACGGTGGACGGAGCGGCTACATCGTCGCGTCCAACATGCAGGACGGTGTCCTGGTCCATCTGGCCGCGCAGCAGCGTCCGGGCGTGGACGTGCTGTTCCTCGACACCGGCTACCACTTCGCCGAGACGCTCGGCACGCGCGACGCGGTGGAGCAGGTGTACGGCGTGAACATCGTGAACGCCCGGGCCGAACAGTCCGTCGCGGAGCAGGATGCTCTGCTCGGCAAGGATCTGTTCGCCCGCGACCCGAACGAGTGCTGCCGGCTGCGCAAGGTGGTGCCGCTGAAGGAGAGCCTGAAGGGCTACCGCGCCTGGGTGACCGGCATCCGCCGTGTCGAGGCCCCCACCCGCGCGAACGCACCGCTCGTCTCGTTCGACGACGCGTTCGGACTGGTGAAGATCAATCCGATCGCGGCATGGTCCGACGAGGACATGCAGAACTACATCGACGAACACGGGATCCTCGTCAATCCCCTCGTCGACGAGGGCTACCCGTCCATCGGGTGCGCCCCGTGCACCACCAAACCACTTCCCGGAGCCGATCCGCGCAGCGGGCGCTGGGCCGGCCGAGCCAAGACCGAATGCGGGTTGCACGCCTCATGA
- the cysD gene encoding sulfate adenylyltransferase subunit CysD: MTLIDTNPTDTRTLLDGNRFDTLDALESEAIHVFREVAGEFERPVILFSGGKDSTVLLHLAIKAFWPAPLPFALLHVDTGHNLPEVLEFRDHVVSKYNLRLHVASVEDYLAGGRLTERPDGIRNPLQTVPLLDAISENRFDAVFGGGRRDEERSRAKERIFSLRNAFGQWDPKRQRPELWNLYNGRHAPGEHVRVFPLSNFTELDIWRYIARENVELASIYYAHERPVYRRDGMWMTPGVWGGPAEGEELETRSVRYRTVGDGSTTGAILSEASTNEEILAEVAASRLTERGATRGDDRVSEAAMEDRKREGYF, from the coding sequence ATGACACTCATCGATACGAATCCCACCGACACCCGGACGCTGCTGGACGGCAACCGGTTCGACACCCTCGACGCCCTCGAGTCGGAGGCGATCCACGTCTTCCGCGAGGTCGCGGGCGAGTTCGAACGCCCCGTCATCCTGTTCTCGGGAGGCAAGGACTCCACCGTCCTGCTGCACCTCGCGATCAAGGCGTTCTGGCCCGCGCCGCTCCCCTTCGCGCTGCTGCACGTCGACACCGGCCACAACCTCCCCGAGGTCCTCGAGTTCCGCGATCACGTGGTCTCGAAGTACAACCTGCGCCTGCACGTCGCGAGCGTCGAGGACTACCTCGCCGGCGGCCGGCTCACCGAACGTCCCGACGGCATCCGCAACCCGCTGCAGACCGTGCCGCTGCTCGACGCGATCTCGGAGAACCGGTTCGACGCCGTCTTCGGTGGCGGACGCCGCGACGAGGAGCGTTCGCGCGCCAAGGAGCGGATCTTCTCGCTGCGCAACGCATTCGGCCAGTGGGATCCGAAGCGTCAGCGTCCGGAGCTGTGGAATCTGTACAACGGGCGGCACGCACCCGGGGAGCACGTGCGCGTCTTCCCGCTGAGCAACTTCACCGAGCTCGACATCTGGCGTTACATCGCCCGCGAGAACGTCGAACTGGCGAGCATCTACTACGCGCACGAACGCCCCGTCTACCGCCGCGACGGCATGTGGATGACCCCGGGTGTCTGGGGCGGTCCGGCCGAGGGCGAAGAGCTCGAGACACGTTCGGTGCGCTACCGCACCGTCGGCGACGGATCGACCACCGGCGCGATCCTGTCCGAGGCCTCCACGAACGAGGAGATCCTCGCCGAGGTCGCGGCATCACGACTGACCGAGCGCGGCGCCACCCGCGGCGACGACCGGGTTTCCGAAGCGGCGATGGAAGACCGCAAGCGAGAGGGCTATTTCTGA
- a CDS encoding sulfate adenylyltransferase subunit 1, with translation MSDLHEQSVQSDTQLLRLATAGSVDDGKSTLVGRLLYDTKSVLADQIDAVTRASVDRGLDTPDLSLLVDGLRAEREQGITIDVAYRYFATPKRSFVLADTPGHVQYTRNTVSGASTAQLVVLLVDARKGVVSQTRKHAAVLALLGVPKLVLAVNKIDLVEDPASVFAQISAEFGELTSSLGWAPEDVQEIPVSALHGDNVAVRSENTPYYDGPTLIEYLESVPVDADAHGRHETGLRFPVQYVIRPRTAEFPDYRGYAGQVAAGSVRPGDEVVVLPSGVRTTVERIDSADGAFDVAHAGRSVTLVLADDVDVSRGDIIATPEAAPEPLSEFEATVCWLAEKPLRPGARLLLKHGTRITQAIVGTIDERFDEQDLTSVPSPESIELNEIARITVRVAEPIAADDYRVNRRSGSFLLIDPAGGNTLAAGLVGDGLADIELGDRVPA, from the coding sequence ATGAGCGACCTTCACGAGCAGAGCGTGCAGAGCGACACGCAGCTGCTGCGCCTCGCCACCGCCGGTTCGGTCGACGACGGCAAGTCCACCCTGGTGGGCCGACTGCTCTACGACACCAAGTCCGTACTCGCCGACCAGATCGACGCCGTCACCCGCGCGTCGGTCGACCGCGGCCTCGACACCCCCGACCTCTCGCTGCTCGTCGACGGCCTTCGCGCCGAGCGTGAGCAGGGCATCACCATCGATGTGGCCTACCGCTACTTCGCGACGCCGAAGCGCAGCTTCGTCCTCGCGGACACCCCGGGTCACGTCCAGTACACCCGCAACACGGTGTCGGGTGCGTCCACCGCGCAGCTCGTCGTCCTGCTCGTCGACGCGCGCAAGGGTGTCGTCTCGCAGACCCGCAAACACGCCGCCGTGCTCGCCCTGCTCGGTGTGCCGAAGCTCGTCCTCGCGGTCAACAAGATCGACCTCGTCGAGGATCCGGCCTCGGTGTTCGCGCAGATCTCCGCCGAGTTCGGGGAACTGACGAGTTCGCTCGGCTGGGCCCCCGAGGACGTGCAGGAGATCCCGGTCTCCGCGCTGCACGGCGACAACGTGGCCGTGCGCAGCGAGAACACCCCTTACTACGACGGCCCGACCCTCATCGAGTACCTCGAGTCGGTTCCCGTCGACGCCGATGCGCACGGCCGGCACGAGACCGGTCTGCGCTTCCCGGTGCAGTACGTGATCCGTCCCCGCACCGCCGAGTTCCCCGACTACCGCGGCTACGCCGGTCAGGTCGCGGCAGGGTCCGTGCGCCCCGGTGACGAGGTCGTCGTGCTGCCGTCCGGTGTCCGCACCACCGTCGAGCGCATCGACAGTGCCGACGGCGCATTCGATGTCGCGCACGCCGGCCGGTCGGTGACCCTCGTGCTCGCCGACGACGTCGACGTCTCCCGCGGCGACATCATCGCCACCCCGGAGGCGGCACCCGAGCCGCTGTCGGAGTTCGAGGCCACCGTGTGCTGGCTCGCCGAGAAGCCGCTGCGTCCCGGCGCCCGGCTGCTGCTCAAGCACGGCACCCGCATCACGCAGGCCATCGTCGGGACGATCGACGAGCGGTTCGACGAGCAGGATCTCACCTCCGTCCCGAGCCCGGAGAGCATCGAGCTCAACGAGATCGCGCGCATCACGGTGCGTGTGGCCGAGCCGATCGCCGCGGACGACTACCGCGTCAACCGCCGCAGCGGCAGCTTCCTGCTGATCGATCCGGCCGGGGGCAACACCCTCGCCGCGGGTCTCGTGGGCGACGGACTCGCCGACATCGAGCTCGGGGACCGCGTCCCGGCATGA
- a CDS encoding sirohydrochlorin chelatase → MMPLVAVAHGSRDPRSARAVAAALDTVRAENPGLDVRLAFLDLNTPSVGQVLDALAADGHRQVAVVPLLLGSAFHARVDLPALLHEAQQRHPLLEVLCSPILGDDDLLVDAARDLITATGVSADDPSVGIAVCAVGSRRPEANRATELVVPRILAGTAWTQAAACFATTGPSVGTTLADLTSRGAHTVVLTPWILAPGLLWDRACAEADSVGHVRVAETLTRHDAVARVITERYTETVHRRRGLRVA, encoded by the coding sequence ATGATGCCGCTCGTCGCCGTCGCGCACGGCAGTCGCGACCCGCGTTCGGCGCGGGCCGTGGCTGCCGCGCTCGACACCGTCCGGGCCGAGAACCCCGGTCTGGACGTGCGACTCGCGTTCCTCGATCTGAACACCCCGTCGGTCGGTCAGGTTCTCGACGCGCTCGCCGCGGACGGGCACCGGCAGGTCGCGGTGGTGCCGCTGCTGCTCGGCAGTGCCTTCCACGCAAGAGTCGATCTGCCGGCCCTGTTGCACGAAGCGCAGCAACGTCATCCGCTGCTCGAGGTGCTGTGCTCGCCGATCCTCGGCGACGACGATCTCCTCGTCGACGCGGCTCGCGATCTCATCACGGCCACGGGGGTGTCGGCCGACGATCCGTCCGTCGGTATCGCGGTGTGCGCGGTGGGATCGCGACGCCCCGAAGCGAACCGGGCGACGGAACTGGTGGTACCCCGCATTCTCGCCGGCACGGCGTGGACGCAGGCCGCGGCGTGCTTCGCCACGACCGGTCCGTCGGTCGGGACGACCCTCGCCGACCTCACCTCCCGCGGTGCCCACACCGTCGTGCTGACACCGTGGATCCTCGCCCCCGGACTGCTGTGGGACCGCGCTTGCGCCGAGGCCGACAGCGTCGGGCACGTGCGGGTCGCGGAGACCCTCACCCGGCACGATGCCGTCGCGCGGGTGATCACCGAGCGCTACACCGAGACCGTGCACCGGCGGCGCGGACTGCGCGTCGCCTGA
- the ppk2 gene encoding polyphosphate kinase 2 has protein sequence MQNELRRYIDRLRTEGYSVRDDHGEDPDLIDIEGRAVDTWRENYPYDTRMDRATYEVEKYLLQIELLKFQSWAKDNGSKHIIVFEGRDAAGKGGTIKRFQEYINVRHARTVALNKPSDREQGQWYMQRYIQHFPTAGELVLFDRSWYNRAGVERVMGFCSDDEYERFMEHVPLFEKLVVDAGITLTKFWFSVTRREQRTRFAIRQLDPVRRWKLSEMDLESLDKWDQYTNAKEEMFRRTDTDWAPWTTIKSNDKKRARINAMRFFLNQFEYEDKDRQIVFPADPKIVQRGKDAVGD, from the coding sequence GTGCAGAACGAACTCCGTCGCTACATCGACCGGCTCCGCACGGAGGGTTATTCGGTGCGCGACGACCACGGTGAGGACCCCGATCTGATCGACATCGAGGGCCGGGCCGTCGACACCTGGCGGGAGAACTATCCGTACGACACCCGGATGGACCGCGCCACCTACGAGGTCGAGAAGTACCTCCTGCAGATCGAACTGCTGAAGTTCCAGTCGTGGGCCAAGGACAACGGGTCCAAGCACATCATCGTGTTCGAAGGTCGCGACGCCGCCGGCAAGGGCGGCACCATCAAGCGGTTCCAGGAGTACATCAACGTCCGGCACGCCCGGACCGTCGCGCTGAACAAGCCGTCCGACCGTGAGCAGGGCCAGTGGTACATGCAGCGCTACATCCAGCACTTCCCCACCGCCGGTGAGCTCGTGCTGTTCGACCGCTCCTGGTACAACCGCGCCGGGGTCGAACGGGTCATGGGTTTCTGCAGCGACGACGAGTACGAACGCTTCATGGAGCACGTCCCGTTGTTCGAGAAGCTCGTCGTGGACGCCGGCATCACGCTGACGAAGTTCTGGTTCTCCGTCACCCGGAGGGAGCAGCGCACGCGCTTCGCCATCCGCCAGCTCGATCCGGTGCGACGCTGGAAGCTGTCGGAGATGGACCTCGAATCGCTCGACAAGTGGGACCAGTACACCAACGCGAAGGAAGAGATGTTCCGGCGCACCGACACCGACTGGGCGCCGTGGACGACCATCAAGTCCAACGACAAGAAGAGGGCGCGGATCAACGCGATGCGGTTCTTCCTCAACCAGTTCGAGTACGAGGACAAGGACCGTCAGATCGTCTTCCCGGCCGACCCGAAGATCGTCCAGCGTGGCAAGGACGCCGTCGGCGACTGA
- a CDS encoding universal stress protein, with protein sequence MGTANVGHGIVVGIDGSDSALDAARWAACIARRLGEPIDLVHVHPPTSGDGTDPSEEAVLTAAEAAVRGAVDRVEVRRSTPSGKPDRVLTDLSREARMIVLGHTTTTEWESMIRRSDVVSVANHAECPVVTWRSRDGFQPPDGRPVVVGVDGTEVSESAVEHAFATAAALEAPLVAIHTWTEQSTLTYGEGSRFTDWTAYVEHRREEMKSHTSGHTERFPDVEVSYRVERGKPDIVLLEESKSAQLVVVGSHGRSPLAAAVVGSSSQGLIHHSCCPVMICRAHHRSETEAH encoded by the coding sequence ATGGGCACAGCCAATGTCGGTCACGGAATCGTCGTCGGCATCGACGGATCGGACAGCGCACTCGATGCGGCCCGGTGGGCCGCCTGCATCGCCCGACGTCTCGGCGAACCGATCGACCTGGTCCACGTTCATCCCCCCACCTCCGGCGACGGGACCGACCCGTCGGAGGAGGCCGTTCTGACCGCCGCGGAAGCGGCAGTTCGGGGCGCGGTCGACCGGGTCGAGGTCCGGCGGTCCACTCCGTCGGGCAAGCCGGATCGCGTGCTCACCGACCTGTCGCGCGAGGCACGGATGATCGTCCTCGGCCACACGACCACCACGGAGTGGGAGTCGATGATCCGGCGCTCCGACGTCGTGTCGGTGGCCAACCACGCCGAATGCCCGGTGGTGACGTGGCGCAGCCGCGACGGATTCCAGCCGCCCGACGGGCGCCCGGTCGTCGTCGGAGTGGACGGCACCGAGGTCAGCGAGTCCGCCGTCGAGCATGCGTTCGCGACCGCCGCGGCGCTCGAGGCACCGCTCGTCGCGATCCACACCTGGACGGAGCAGTCCACGCTCACCTACGGCGAGGGGTCACGGTTCACAGACTGGACGGCCTACGTCGAGCACCGGAGGGAGGAGATGAAGTCGCATACCTCCGGGCACACCGAACGGTTCCCCGACGTCGAGGTCTCCTATCGGGTCGAGCGGGGCAAGCCCGACATCGTCCTGCTCGAGGAATCCAAGAGTGCCCAGCTCGTGGTGGTCGGCAGCCACGGCCGGAGCCCGCTGGCAGCTGCGGTGGTCGGCTCGAGCAGTCAGGGACTCATCCACCACAGTTGCTGTCCGGTCATGATCTGCCGGGCCCACCACCGATCGGAGACCGAGGCCCACTGA
- a CDS encoding sulfate/molybdate ABC transporter ATP-binding protein, giving the protein MITVTGARKNYGDFAALDDVDIDIPSGSLTALLGPSGSGKSTLLRSIAGLETLDAGTVHIACKDVTGVTPQKRDIGFVFQHYAAFKHMTVRENVAFGLKIRKRPKAEIAKRVDDLLEIVGLGGFQRRYPAQLSGGQRQRMALARALAVDPQVLLLDEPFGALDAKVRADLRTWLRRLHDEVHVTTVLVTHDQEEALDVADRIAVMNAGRIEQVGTPEELYDRPANSFVMSFLGTVSKLNGVLVRPHDIRLARQPALSDTSGGSVGVTRATVERVVRLGFEVRVELRNDATGEQFTTQITRGEAHDLGLAAGDTVYAHAPAASETAPLGTAAQ; this is encoded by the coding sequence ATGATCACCGTCACCGGGGCGCGCAAGAACTACGGAGATTTCGCCGCACTCGACGACGTCGACATCGACATCCCGTCCGGCTCGCTCACCGCTCTGCTCGGACCCTCGGGCTCGGGGAAGTCGACGCTGCTGCGTTCGATCGCCGGCCTCGAGACCCTCGACGCGGGCACCGTCCACATCGCCTGCAAGGACGTCACCGGCGTCACCCCGCAGAAACGCGACATCGGGTTCGTGTTCCAGCACTACGCCGCGTTCAAGCACATGACGGTGCGCGAGAACGTCGCCTTCGGACTCAAGATCCGCAAACGACCCAAGGCCGAGATCGCGAAGCGGGTCGACGACCTGCTCGAGATCGTCGGGCTCGGCGGGTTCCAGCGACGCTATCCGGCGCAGTTGTCCGGCGGCCAGCGTCAGCGCATGGCACTCGCCCGTGCCCTCGCCGTCGACCCGCAGGTGCTGCTGCTCGACGAGCCGTTCGGCGCCCTGGACGCGAAGGTCCGCGCCGACCTGCGGACCTGGCTGCGCCGCCTGCACGACGAGGTGCACGTGACCACCGTGCTCGTCACGCACGACCAGGAGGAGGCGCTCGACGTCGCCGACCGCATCGCGGTGATGAATGCCGGACGCATCGAACAGGTCGGAACGCCGGAGGAACTCTACGATCGCCCGGCGAACAGCTTCGTGATGTCGTTCCTCGGGACGGTGTCCAAGCTCAACGGCGTGCTGGTGCGGCCGCACGACATCCGGCTCGCCCGGCAACCGGCGCTCTCCGACACCTCCGGCGGCTCGGTCGGTGTCACGCGGGCGACCGTCGAGCGTGTGGTCCGGCTGGGCTTCGAGGTGCGCGTCGAACTGCGCAACGACGCGACCGGTGAGCAGTTCACGACGCAGATCACCCGCGGCGAAGCCCACGACCTGGGCCTCGCCGCGGGCGACACCGTCTACGCGCACGCTCCCGCCGCGTCGGAGACCGCCCCGCTCGGTACCGCCGCGCAGTAA